In Wolinella succinogenes DSM 1740, a single genomic region encodes these proteins:
- a CDS encoding thioredoxin family protein yields MKIEILGTGCTKCKALFEATKEAVAQSGKFAQIEKVEDIQKIMGYGVMSTPALVVDGVVKLSGKVPSVDELKRVLLEGKE; encoded by the coding sequence ATGAAAATCGAAATTCTAGGCACAGGGTGCACCAAATGCAAAGCCCTTTTTGAGGCGACCAAAGAGGCGGTAGCCCAAAGTGGCAAGTTCGCACAGATTGAGAAGGTGGAGGATATCCAAAAGATCATGGGCTATGGAGTGATGAGCACGCCCGCGCTAGTGGTGGATGGTGTGGTGAAGCTTAGTGGCAAAGTGCCCAGCGTGGATGAGTTAAAGAGGGTGCTCTTAGAGGGGAAGGAGTAG
- a CDS encoding cytochrome c biogenesis CcdA family protein gives MEELVLSWLESGGFWLYAGAFGAGAITSLAPCSIVSVPLLVGSALGLSAKMNEKSRFLFSLIFSLLFASGVATSFFLLALLVAKAGFLFSIAPLWAYGGAGVLAMLLGVYAMGWLPEMTHRGAWFEPLLRWRWIGVFGMGVIFGLVSTPCASAPLVAIIALASALEGREGYVAVLLFALGHSLLLLMAGVWVSFAQKIASSSFWGGFSTLLRKILAWMMLVVAGYFFYQGWLQL, from the coding sequence GTGGAGGAGCTGGTTTTAAGCTGGCTTGAAAGTGGAGGCTTTTGGCTTTATGCGGGGGCTTTTGGTGCGGGGGCGATCACTTCGCTTGCCCCCTGTTCGATTGTGAGCGTTCCGCTCTTGGTGGGAAGTGCGTTGGGATTGAGCGCAAAGATGAATGAGAAGAGCCGATTCTTGTTCAGTCTAATCTTTTCGCTCCTTTTTGCAAGTGGAGTGGCGACGAGCTTTTTCCTGCTAGCACTTTTAGTGGCTAAGGCGGGATTTCTCTTTTCTATTGCTCCTTTGTGGGCTTATGGCGGTGCAGGAGTGCTGGCGATGCTTTTAGGGGTTTATGCGATGGGATGGCTGCCCGAAATGACTCATAGGGGGGCTTGGTTTGAGCCTCTTTTGAGATGGAGATGGATTGGAGTTTTTGGGATGGGGGTGATTTTTGGACTGGTGAGCACTCCTTGTGCCTCTGCCCCTTTGGTGGCCATTATTGCTTTGGCATCAGCCCTAGAAGGACGCGAGGGGTATGTGGCGGTGCTCCTCTTTGCTTTGGGACACTCTTTGCTTCTTTTAATGGCAGGGGTTTGGGTCAGTTTTGCCCAAAAAATCGCTTCAAGCTCTTTTTGGGGAGGATTTTCTACGCTTTTGAGGAAGATATTAGCATGGATGATGTTGGTGGTGGCAGGCTATTTCTTCTACCAAGGATGGTTACAGCTGTGA